The following coding sequences are from one Triticum aestivum cultivar Chinese Spring chromosome 5A, IWGSC CS RefSeq v2.1, whole genome shotgun sequence window:
- the LOC123105609 gene encoding ethylene-responsive transcription factor 1 yields MGPNPSLDMLAAAAGMESAAAAAAAAEAEAEAEAAEAQPRGRVVRIIVHDADATDSSSSEDESAPPPLAPMPTTKEERRRERKKRRRVMEAGRRDDSGPPQPQATGARTPSVRYRGVRQRRWGKFASEIRDPIQGRRLWLGTFDTAEEAAAAYDAAKIRISGSRRPADGATGFPFSFPPPEPAKPTVLRLPMPQPAKPTILRLPMPQPAKQITSPPPPPPPPEPAKPAISPPPLPAKPFALPLKLRLKLSFNAQVKDKGWNWCSAGDVKEEEDGDCDGEAKVGDLSIAGEVKVEGGGCAGEVKVEGGGCADGSKEAGSSSEVKAVKPMWAMITGKRKKRSGCGTRVGALHASSVCVEEVGGT; encoded by the coding sequence ATGGGGCCCAACCCTAGCCTGGACATGCTGGCCGCCGCGGCAGGGatggagtcggcggcggcggctgcggctgcggcggaggcggaggcggaggcggaggcggcggaggcgcagccgaGGGGCCGCGTGGTGCGGATCATCGTGCACGACGCCGACGCCACCGACTCCTCCTCCAGCGAGGACGagtcggcgccgccgccgctggccCCGATGCCGACGACCAAGGAGGAGCGCCGGAGGGAGCGCAAGAAGCGCCGCCGCGTCATGGAGGCCGGGAGGAGGGACGACTCGGGGCCGCCGCAGCCGCAGGCAACCGGGGCGCGCACGCCCTCGGTGCGGTACCGCGGCGTGCGCCAGCGCCGCTGGGGCAAGTTCGCCTCGGAGATCCGCGACCCGATCCAGGGCCGCCGCCTCtggctcggcaccttcgacaccgccgAGGAGGCCGCAGCAGCCTACGACGCCGCCAAGATCCGCATCAGCGGGAGCCGCCGCCCGGCTGACGGCGCCACCGGCTTCCCTTTCTCCTTCCCGCCGCCAGAGCCTGCCAAGCCGACCGTCTTGCGTCTTCCCATGCCGCAGCCTGCCAAGCCGACCATCCTGCGTCTTCCCATGCCACAGCCTGCCAAGCAGATtacctcgccgccgcctcctcctcctccgcctgagCCTGCCAAGCCGGCCATCTCGCCGCCTCCTCTGCCAGCTAAGCCGTTCGCCCTCCCGTTGAAGCTGAggctgaagctttccttcaatgcaCAGGTCAAGGACAAGGGTTGGAACTGGTGCTCTGCAGGCGAtgtcaaggaggaggaggacggggattgTGATGGCGAGGCAAAGGTTGGGGATCTGAGCATTGCAGGCGAGGTCAAGGTGGAGGGTGGGGGCTGCGCAGGGGAGGTCAAGGTAGAGGGCGGGGGCTGTGCAGATGGGTCGAAGGAGGCCGGCAGTAGCTCTGAGGTCAAGGCGGTCAAGCCGATGTGGGCGATGATCACCGGGAAACGAAAGAAGCGGTCAGGCTGCGGCACCCGTGTCGGCGCCCTCCACGCCTCCTCCGTCTGCGTCGAGGAAGTTGGTGGAACCTGA
- the LOC123105608 gene encoding KH domain-containing protein SPIN1: MSGLYGQQGFSPSRNLSPQIRSNPDVDSQYLAELLAEHQKLGPFMQVLPICSKLLSQEIMRVSNSAHNPGFSDFDRHRFRSPSPMSSPNPRSNLSGNGFSPWNGLHQERLGFPQGNSMDWQGAPPSPSSHVMKKILRLEVPVDSYPSFNFVGRILGPRGNSLKRVEASTGCRVFIRGKGSIKDPGKEDKLRGKPGYEHLSEQLHILIEAEFPANIIDARLRHAQEILEELLKPVDETQDIYKRQQLRELAMLNSTLREDSPHPGSVSPFSNGGMKRAKTGQ, from the exons atgtccgggCTGTACGGCCAGCAGGGGTTCTCCCCTTCCAGGAACCTATCCCCCCAGATTAGAAGCAACCCAGATGTCGATAG CCAGTACTTGGCCGAGCTGCTCGCCGAGCACCAGAAGCTGGGGCCTTTCATGCAGGTGCTGCCCATATGCAGCAAGCTGCTGAGCCAAG AGATTATGCGGGTGTCAAACTCTGCCCACAACCCTGGATTCAGTGATTTCGATAGACATCGATTCAGAAGTCCTAGTCCAATGTCTTCACCAAATCCAAGATCCAATCTCTCTGGCAATGGGTTTAGTCCTTGGAATGGACTGCACCAAGAG AGGTTAGGTTTTCCTCAAGGAAATAGTATGGATTGGCAAGGAGCGCCACCAAGCCCTAGCTCTCATGTCATGAAGAAGATTCTACGCTTGGAGGTCCCAGTTGATTCTTATCCGAGT TTCAATTTTGTGGGACGTATTCTAGGACCTAGAGGCAATTCTCTAAAGCGGGTAGAAGCATCTACTGGTTGTCGCGTTTTCATCAGAGGAAAGGGTTCCATCAAAGATCCAGGGAAG gAGGACAAGCTGCGAGGAAAACCAGGCTATGAGCATCTGAGTGAACAACTTCATATCTTGATAGAGGCTGAGTTCCCAGCCAATATTATTGATGCCAGATTGAGACATGCACAGGAAATTCTAGAAGAACTGCTAAAGCCAGTG GATGAGACACAGGATATCTACAAGAGGCAACAGCTCCGGGAGCTggctatgctaaactcaaccctgCGAGAGGACAGCCCTCATCCGGGGAGCGTCTCCCCATTCAGCAATGGTGGCATGAAGCGTGCGAAAACAGGCCAGTAG